The sequence below is a genomic window from Ignavibacteriales bacterium.
AGCAAACTTTCGGGAGATGAATACCTTGAAGAAGTACAAATAGCCGCGGATAAAATGGCTGAACTTATGAAAAGCGGCGCTTTGGTAAATGAAGAAACAGTTACCGCGGTCTTTGATGAAGCCTCTGTACTCTCAGGGAAAAAAATCTATGATGTTAATTGTGTTGCCTGTCATTCAGCGGACGGCGGCGGTCTGGTTGGACCTAATCTTACCGATGAGTACTGGATTCACGGCGGCGGAATAAAAAATGTTTTTAAAACAATTAAGTACGGTGTTCCTGCTAAAGGTATGATAAGCTGGCAAGCACAACTAAATGCAAGACAAATTCAGGAAGTTGCAAGCTTTATTCTTACACTCAAAGGAACAAATCCGGTAAATCCAAAACAGCCTGAAGGTGCTATCTACACAGAACCGGATTCAACTGCAGTTGTTGTCACTCAATAAGTTTTAGGGGTTCGTTATGATTGAAGTTAATGAAGAGAAGCAAACGTTCAGAAATGAATTAGCGACAGTTAGCAAAGAAGGTAAAAGAAACTGGATCTACCCGAAAAAACCAGCGGGTAGATTTTATAACGCAAGAACTGTGGTGAGTTTTATTTTACTCGCTATCCTGATCGGAACGCCCTTCATTAAAATTGACGGACACCCGTATATTCTTTTTGATTTTCTTAGCCGTAATTTCATTTTGTTCGGCATTCCTTTTGGCACTCACGATTTTCATCTCTTTGTGCTTGCAATGATATCAATAATTGTATTTATAATTTTATTCACCGTTGTATTCGGCAGAGTGTTTTGCGGTTGGGCATGCCCGCAAACGATTTTTATGGAAATGGTTTTCAGGAAAATCGAATACTTTATTGAAGGTGATGCAAATCAGCAAAGACAATTAAAAAAAGCACCGTGGACAGCATCAAAGATTTTCAAAAAAACTTTGAAGCAATCAATATTTTTTGCGATAGCTTTTTTCATTTCAAATATATTTCTCTCATACATCATTGGTATGGATGAGCTATTAAAAATTGTCAGTGCCCCTCCATCGGAACATACGAAAGGGTTCATAGCTATACTTGCTTTTTCAGGAGTTTTTTATTGGGTGTTTTCATATTTTAGAGAACAGGCTTGTACAATTGTGTGCCCGTACGGAAGACTGCAGGGAGTCTTACTCGACCAGGATTCAATTGTTATTGCGTATGATCACGTTCGCGGTGAGCCAAGAGGTAAGCTCAAAAAAAATGAAGATACTTCATCACAGGGAGATTGTATCGATTGTCACTTATGCGTTGATGTTTGTCCAACCGGAATCGACATACGAAACGGGATTCAGCTTGAATGCGTGAACTGTACAGCCTGCATAGATGCCTGCGACAATGTTATGGATAAAATTTCAAAACCGCGCGGACTTATCCGTTATGATTCACTTAACGGTATAACAAAAAAACTTAAGTTCAGATTTACACCTCGTATGATGGGATATTCCGTAGTCCTAACTGTTCTTTTGAGTGTGTTAACTTTCCTTTTAGTTACAAGAAGTGATTTCAGTATAAACATTTTAAGAACACCCGGAATGTTATACCAGGAACTGCCGGACGATATGGTCAGCAATATTTATGATCTGAATATTGTGAACAAGACTTTCGACAAAGCTGATATAGATATTAAGCTGGATGATGTAAACGGCGAATTAAAATTGATAGGAAATAAAATTTCTTTGGCACCTCAGGGTATTGCTGACGCAAAATTCATGATCATATTGCCAAAAGCGGATCTTAAGAAAATGAATACTCCCGTTACACTGAGTATTTATTCAAACAACAAATTGTTAAAGATGATAAGCACAACATTTCTTGGTCCGGTTAAAATGAAAGA
It includes:
- a CDS encoding c-type cytochrome — translated: MKNKFFQTASSVLLFTAGLNAQSGNPDLPDNYYSYVAFFIFLIIFLMILGFLYYGMGEGEVVEVKKVSAFKKFRQFVTRSVPMEKEDDILLDHNYDGIKELDNRVPPWFSYLFYFTILFAVYYMLDYHVFATSKLSGDEYLEEVQIAADKMAELMKSGALVNEETVTAVFDEASVLSGKKIYDVNCVACHSADGGGLVGPNLTDEYWIHGGGIKNVFKTIKYGVPAKGMISWQAQLNARQIQEVASFILTLKGTNPVNPKQPEGAIYTEPDSTAVVVTQ
- the ccoG gene encoding cytochrome c oxidase accessory protein CcoG, which produces MIEVNEEKQTFRNELATVSKEGKRNWIYPKKPAGRFYNARTVVSFILLAILIGTPFIKIDGHPYILFDFLSRNFILFGIPFGTHDFHLFVLAMISIIVFIILFTVVFGRVFCGWACPQTIFMEMVFRKIEYFIEGDANQQRQLKKAPWTASKIFKKTLKQSIFFAIAFFISNIFLSYIIGMDELLKIVSAPPSEHTKGFIAILAFSGVFYWVFSYFREQACTIVCPYGRLQGVLLDQDSIVIAYDHVRGEPRGKLKKNEDTSSQGDCIDCHLCVDVCPTGIDIRNGIQLECVNCTACIDACDNVMDKISKPRGLIRYDSLNGITKKLKFRFTPRMMGYSVVLTVLLSVLTFLLVTRSDFSINILRTPGMLYQELPDDMVSNIYDLNIVNKTFDKADIDIKLDDVNGELKLIGNKISLAPQGIADAKFMIILPKADLKKMNTPVTLSIYSNNKLLKMISTTFLGPVKMKEKTENQ